A DNA window from Halomicrobium mukohataei DSM 12286 contains the following coding sequences:
- a CDS encoding cupin domain-containing protein encodes MDDRIVDSDSLDWEAHDHGDRAFRGRRFTRASAASELGCSLYEIEPGKRGWPAHYHEGNEEAMFVLDGSATLWLGGDREERDLEAGDFAVFPRGEDGQHELEAGPDGLRYLAMSTMYDPDITVYPDNDAVGVFAGSPPGGDESERRLSKYLDADAEVPYWDGGDGGSQREE; translated from the coding sequence ATGGACGACCGGATCGTCGACAGCGACAGTCTCGACTGGGAGGCACACGACCACGGCGACCGCGCGTTCCGCGGCAGGCGGTTCACGCGAGCCAGCGCCGCCAGCGAACTGGGCTGTAGCCTCTACGAGATCGAACCGGGCAAACGGGGCTGGCCCGCGCACTATCACGAGGGCAACGAGGAGGCGATGTTCGTCCTCGACGGGTCGGCCACCCTGTGGCTCGGCGGCGACCGCGAGGAGCGCGACCTCGAAGCGGGCGACTTCGCCGTCTTCCCCCGCGGCGAGGACGGCCAGCACGAACTCGAAGCGGGACCGGACGGGCTCCGGTATCTCGCGATGTCGACGATGTACGACCCCGACATCACCGTCTACCCGGACAACGACGCCGTCGGGGTGTTCGCCGGTTCGCCACCGGGCGGCGACGAGAGCGAGCGCCGCCTCTCGAAGTATCTCGACGCCGACGCCGAGGTGCCCTACTGGGACGGCGGGGATGGAGGCAGCCAGCGGGAGGAGTAG
- a CDS encoding NAD(P)/FAD-dependent oxidoreductase: protein MQRSVAVVGAGAAGAAAAYALREHPADVTVFEKSGGVCGRAATRRRNGCVYEYGANYLTADDDRVAELVTAELPSEGLTEIDEPVWTFDADREIREGRDEQTTRWTYEQGITQLAKRLFAAGDATVHRHTRVESLERSGAGWRVTDAEGGTYDSFDAVLLTPPGPQTADLLGQSEWEHADRRRLRQAAASVPYRTVVAGLLHYEFELDRPYYGLVSEAGDHDVGWIGREECKAGHVPDGETLLVVQMAPDWSVTHYRDDAATLTDAIADATATLLDDDRLAEPDWTDHQHWRYALPDDGVGADALETAAAHDLFLAGDWVAGEARLHAALRNGLRTGERIGEHL, encoded by the coding sequence ATGCAACGATCAGTCGCGGTCGTCGGTGCGGGCGCGGCCGGTGCGGCGGCGGCGTACGCGCTCCGGGAACACCCCGCGGACGTGACCGTCTTCGAGAAGAGCGGCGGCGTCTGCGGTCGGGCCGCGACACGGCGGCGAAACGGCTGTGTCTACGAGTACGGGGCCAACTACCTGACTGCCGACGACGACCGCGTGGCCGAACTGGTCACCGCGGAACTACCCTCGGAGGGACTCACCGAAATCGACGAGCCGGTGTGGACGTTCGACGCCGACCGCGAGATACGCGAGGGTCGCGACGAGCAGACGACGCGGTGGACCTACGAGCAGGGAATCACCCAGCTCGCGAAGCGGCTGTTCGCGGCCGGCGACGCGACGGTCCACCGGCACACGCGCGTCGAGTCACTGGAGCGAAGCGGGGCGGGCTGGCGTGTCACCGACGCCGAGGGCGGTACGTACGACTCCTTCGACGCCGTCCTCCTGACGCCACCGGGTCCACAGACCGCGGACCTGCTGGGCCAATCGGAGTGGGAACACGCCGATCGACGACGGCTCAGGCAGGCCGCCGCGTCCGTTCCCTATCGGACGGTCGTCGCCGGTCTGTTGCACTACGAGTTCGAACTCGACCGCCCGTACTACGGACTGGTCAGCGAAGCCGGAGACCACGACGTGGGTTGGATCGGCCGCGAAGAGTGCAAGGCGGGGCACGTCCCCGACGGAGAGACGCTCCTGGTGGTCCAGATGGCACCGGACTGGTCGGTCACCCACTACCGCGACGACGCCGCCACGCTGACCGACGCCATCGCAGACGCGACGGCGACGCTGCTGGACGACGACCGGCTGGCCGAACCCGACTGGACCGACCACCAGCACTGGCGGTACGCGCTGCCGGACGACGGCGTGGGGGCGGACGCCCTGGAGACGGCGGCAGCGCACGACCTCTTTTTGGCCGGCGACTGGGTCGCGGGCGAGGCGCGGCTCCACGCAGCGCTCCGGAACGGGCTGAGAACCGGCGAGCGAATCGGCGAGCACCTGTAG
- a CDS encoding VNG_1110C family protein, with protein sequence MASADRFRDSTQILLPAAALDGIREDLEREFTLTVREEGTQVRIIGSPVEIKAASDFLAMNGVNLA encoded by the coding sequence ATGGCAAGTGCCGACCGGTTTCGCGACAGCACGCAGATCCTCCTGCCAGCCGCTGCCCTGGACGGCATCCGCGAAGATCTCGAACGCGAGTTTACGCTGACGGTACGCGAGGAGGGCACACAGGTCCGCATCATCGGTTCGCCAGTGGAGATCAAGGCGGCCTCGGACTTCCTGGCGATGAACGGCGTCAACCTCGCCTGA
- the rpl12p gene encoding 50S ribosomal protein P1 has product MEYVYAALILNESGAEINEDNLTDVLDAAGVDVEESRVKALVAALEDVDIDEAVDEAAAAPVAAGGAAAPAAEGGAEEDAGADEEAAEEEAAEEEEAGDDDEDEGDGGEGLGELFG; this is encoded by the coding sequence ATGGAATACGTTTACGCTGCACTCATCCTGAACGAATCGGGCGCAGAGATCAACGAAGACAACCTCACTGACGTGCTCGACGCCGCTGGCGTCGACGTCGAAGAGTCCCGCGTGAAGGCGCTCGTCGCCGCACTCGAGGACGTCGACATCGACGAGGCCGTCGACGAGGCCGCCGCCGCACCCGTCGCAGCCGGCGGCGCTGCCGCGCCGGCCGCCGAGGGCGGTGCCGAGGAAGACGCCGGTGCCGACGAAGAGGCCGCAGAAGAAGAGGCCGCAGAAGAAGAGGAAGCAGGCGACGACGACGAGGACGAGGGCGACGGCGGCGAAGGCCTCGGCGAGCTGTTCGGCTAA
- a CDS encoding 50S ribosomal protein L1 — protein MADQDIENAVSRALDEADPRNFTETVDLAVNLRDLDLNDPSNRIDESIVLPAGTGQETSIVVFAEGETALRAEDVADQVMSSDELAELGDDDDAAKDLADDTDFFLAEEGLMQDIGRYLGTVLGPRGKMPDPISPDDDVVEMVDRMRKSVQIRSGDRRTFHTRVGAEDMSAEEIGDNIDVILRRLHADLEKGPMNIDSVYVKTTMGPAVEVA, from the coding sequence ATGGCAGACCAGGATATAGAGAACGCAGTCTCTCGCGCACTCGACGAGGCCGATCCTCGGAACTTTACCGAGACAGTCGACCTCGCCGTCAACCTGCGCGACCTTGATTTGAACGATCCGTCGAACCGTATCGACGAGAGCATCGTCCTTCCTGCCGGTACCGGTCAGGAGACGAGCATCGTCGTGTTCGCCGAGGGGGAGACCGCTCTGCGAGCCGAAGACGTTGCCGACCAGGTCATGTCCAGCGACGAGCTGGCCGAGCTGGGCGACGACGACGATGCAGCGAAAGATCTCGCCGACGATACCGACTTCTTCCTCGCAGAGGAAGGGCTGATGCAAGACATCGGTCGCTACCTCGGGACCGTCCTCGGTCCACGCGGGAAGATGCCGGACCCGATCAGTCCCGACGACGACGTCGTCGAGATGGTCGACCGAATGCGCAAGTCCGTGCAGATCCGCAGCGGTGACCGCCGAACCTTCCACACCCGCGTGGGTGCAGAGGACATGTCCGCCGAGGAGATCGGCGACAACATCGACGTCATCCTGCGCCGCCTGCACGCCGACCTAGAGAAGGGGCCGATGAACATCGATTCGGTCTACGTCAAGACCACGATGGGCCCCGCGGTGGAGGTGGCCTAA
- a CDS encoding 50S ribosomal protein L11 has product MAGTIEVLVPGGEANPGPPLGPELGPTPVDVQAVVQEINDQTAAFDGTEVPVTVDYDDDGSFEIEVGVPPTAELIKDEAGFDTGSGEPHEEFVADLSVDQIKQIAEQKQTDLLAYDTKNAAKEVVGTCVTLGVTIEGENPRDFKQKVDAGEYDDILLDAAEA; this is encoded by the coding sequence ATGGCTGGAACTATCGAAGTGCTCGTTCCGGGCGGCGAGGCCAACCCTGGCCCGCCCCTCGGTCCGGAGTTGGGGCCGACCCCCGTCGACGTGCAGGCAGTCGTCCAGGAGATCAACGACCAGACCGCGGCCTTCGACGGCACCGAAGTGCCCGTCACCGTCGACTACGACGACGACGGCTCCTTCGAGATCGAGGTCGGCGTCCCGCCGACGGCCGAACTCATCAAGGACGAAGCTGGCTTCGACACCGGATCCGGCGAACCCCACGAGGAGTTCGTCGCCGATCTCTCGGTCGACCAGATCAAACAGATCGCCGAGCAAAAGCAGACCGACCTGCTCGCGTACGACACGAAAAACGCCGCGAAGGAAGTCGTCGGCACCTGCGTCACGCTGGGTGTCACCATCGAGGGCGAGAACCCCCGCGACTTCAAGCAGAAGGTCGATGCCGGCGAGTACGACGACATCCTGCTGGACGCTGCCGAAGCGTAG
- a CDS encoding 50S ribosomal protein L10, whose amino-acid sequence MSAEAERKTETIPEWKREEVDSIVEMIESYDSIGVVAITGIPSRQLQDMRRGLHGTAELRVSRNTLLERALDEVDAGLEQLGDYVSGQVGLIGTNDNPFGLYKELEASKTPAPISAGEIAPNDIVIPEGDTGVDPGPFVGELQNVGANARIDGGSIKVVEDSTVLEAGGEVSTDLENVLGELGIEPKEVGLDLRGVFADGVLFEPEELELDVEEYEADIKAAASAGWNLSVNAEYPTTQNASTLLQNARGDAKSLAVFASIEDPEVVPDLVSKADAQVRAIAAQIDDEEALPEELQGVDAQPAATDASTDEDETDAETEDTSDDAEAEAAEDDDDDDDDDDEDAGDALGAMF is encoded by the coding sequence ATGAGCGCCGAAGCAGAACGAAAGACCGAGACGATCCCCGAGTGGAAGCGCGAGGAAGTCGACTCGATCGTCGAGATGATCGAGTCCTACGACAGCATCGGGGTCGTCGCGATCACCGGCATCCCGTCGCGCCAGCTCCAGGACATGCGCCGTGGCCTGCACGGGACCGCGGAACTGCGCGTCTCGCGCAACACGCTGCTGGAGCGCGCACTCGACGAGGTCGACGCCGGCCTCGAACAGCTGGGCGACTACGTCTCCGGTCAGGTCGGTCTGATCGGGACGAACGACAACCCCTTCGGGCTGTACAAGGAACTGGAAGCCTCGAAGACGCCCGCACCGATCAGCGCGGGCGAGATCGCTCCCAACGACATCGTCATCCCCGAGGGTGACACGGGCGTGGATCCGGGGCCGTTCGTCGGCGAACTCCAGAACGTCGGAGCCAACGCGCGCATCGACGGCGGTTCGATCAAGGTCGTCGAGGACTCGACCGTGCTGGAAGCGGGCGGGGAGGTCTCGACGGACCTCGAGAACGTCCTCGGCGAACTCGGGATCGAGCCGAAGGAAGTCGGGCTGGACCTGCGCGGCGTCTTCGCCGACGGCGTGCTGTTCGAACCCGAGGAGCTCGAACTCGACGTCGAGGAGTACGAAGCAGACATCAAGGCCGCCGCGTCGGCCGGGTGGAACCTCTCGGTCAACGCCGAGTACCCGACCACGCAGAACGCGTCGACGCTGCTGCAGAACGCACGCGGCGACGCCAAGAGCCTCGCGGTGTTCGCGTCTATCGAGGACCCCGAGGTCGTGCCGGATCTGGTCAGCAAGGCCGACGCACAGGTCCGTGCGATCGCTGCCCAGATCGACGACGAAGAAGCGCTGCCGGAGGAGCTCCAGGGCGTCGACGCCCAGCCGGCAGCCACGGACGCATCGACCGACGAAGACGAAACCGACGCTGAAACCGAGGACACCAGCGACGACGCCGAGGCCGAAGCGGCCGAGGACGACGACGACGATGACGATGACGACGACGAGGACGCTGGTGACGCACTCGGAGCAATGTTCTAA
- a CDS encoding MBL fold metallo-hydrolase, producing MARRLIDGVWELDLGLLPPLASNAFLLDERDMDGTDGEAVTLCDTGLFWNEPSIRDELAAVGYEPGDLDRVLLTHYDLDHVGGLERLQPEFTGPVFLGRADYELVENGAPPPSNNHKGLFHRAARTLCPLPDGIDLRPVDDGEAVGRFTSYATPGHNPGHTVYVHDCGVALLGDLVWEEGGAMTTPIWFDSYDMDRVRASVREFAARAPAFEVAAMAHGTPFVRDGDDVLGALAATL from the coding sequence ATGGCACGGAGGTTGATCGACGGGGTCTGGGAGCTCGATCTGGGACTACTGCCGCCGCTGGCGTCGAACGCGTTTCTCCTCGATGAGCGGGACATGGACGGGACCGACGGCGAGGCGGTGACGCTGTGTGACACCGGACTGTTCTGGAACGAGCCCTCGATCAGGGACGAACTGGCAGCCGTCGGTTACGAGCCCGGCGATCTCGACCGCGTCCTGTTGACCCACTACGATCTGGACCACGTCGGCGGGCTCGAACGGCTGCAACCGGAGTTCACCGGTCCGGTCTTTCTCGGGCGAGCCGACTACGAACTGGTCGAGAACGGCGCGCCGCCGCCGTCGAACAACCACAAGGGGCTGTTCCACCGCGCCGCCCGGACGCTCTGTCCGCTGCCCGACGGGATCGACCTCCGGCCGGTCGACGACGGCGAAGCCGTCGGTCGGTTCACCAGCTACGCGACGCCGGGACACAACCCCGGGCACACGGTGTACGTCCACGACTGCGGCGTGGCGCTGCTCGGCGACCTCGTCTGGGAGGAAGGCGGTGCGATGACGACGCCGATCTGGTTCGACTCCTACGACATGGACCGGGTCCGGGCGTCTGTGCGGGAGTTCGCCGCGCGGGCTCCCGCCTTCGAGGTGGCGGCGATGGCCCACGGAACGCCGTTCGTCCGTGACGGTGACGACGTACTCGGCGCACTCGCTGCGACTCTCTGA
- a CDS encoding tRNA uridine(34) 5-carboxymethylaminomethyl modification radical SAM/GNAT enzyme Elp3 has product MSTETGDPTESEAFEQVCAELVDRILAGELEREDVESAKMEVCSKYSAPKVPKNSEILDYAPLERREELEEVLQRKPVRTASGVSPIAVMTSPHRCPHGKCLYCPGGPDSEFSSSQSYTGHEPAAARGVQNDYDPYGQVTLRLNQLREIGHPVDKAELIIMGGTMTARSHDYQEWFVKRALEAMNDFDAGAQPQPAEDVSFAEDPDEYDFRYLEDVITENETADVRNVATTFETKPDWCDPEQIDRMLRLGGTKVEVGVQTTYERINREMHRGHGVQASVDANRRLRDSAFKVGFHMMPGQPGMSKEMCLEDFRRIFEDSKWRPDYLKIYPTLVVEGTVTYDWYRKDEFEPLDNDEAAELVAEIKSMIPKYTRLQRVQRDIPADFIEGGVWKSNLRQLARQRMDEHGWTCDCIRCREVGMNDEDPERIEKDVLTYEAAGGTEHFISFEDPDKDLLIGFCRLRFPNDPVRRELQNAALVRELHVYGSQVGLGSASEDDQHQHEGYGRRLLATAEELAADAGYDKLAVISGIGVRQYYREKLDYKQDGPYVSKRL; this is encoded by the coding sequence ATGAGCACCGAGACGGGTGATCCGACGGAGTCCGAGGCGTTCGAGCAGGTCTGTGCGGAGCTGGTCGACCGCATCCTCGCGGGCGAACTGGAGCGCGAGGACGTGGAAAGCGCCAAGATGGAGGTCTGTTCGAAGTACTCCGCGCCGAAGGTCCCCAAGAACTCCGAGATCCTCGACTACGCGCCACTGGAGCGACGCGAAGAGCTCGAGGAAGTGCTCCAGCGCAAGCCGGTGCGGACCGCTTCGGGCGTCTCGCCGATCGCGGTGATGACCTCTCCCCACCGGTGTCCACACGGGAAGTGTCTCTACTGTCCCGGCGGGCCCGATTCGGAGTTTTCGTCCTCCCAGTCCTACACCGGCCACGAGCCCGCAGCGGCCCGCGGCGTCCAGAACGACTACGACCCCTACGGACAGGTGACGCTGCGGCTGAACCAACTGCGCGAGATCGGCCACCCCGTCGACAAGGCCGAACTAATCATCATGGGTGGGACGATGACCGCCCGGAGCCACGACTACCAGGAGTGGTTCGTCAAGCGTGCGCTCGAAGCGATGAACGACTTCGACGCCGGGGCCCAGCCCCAGCCCGCGGAAGACGTGAGTTTCGCCGAAGACCCCGACGAGTACGACTTTCGCTACCTCGAAGACGTGATCACCGAGAACGAGACCGCCGACGTGCGAAACGTCGCCACGACCTTCGAGACGAAGCCCGACTGGTGCGATCCCGAGCAGATCGACCGGATGCTCAGGCTGGGCGGGACGAAGGTCGAAGTCGGGGTCCAGACCACCTACGAGCGGATCAACCGCGAGATGCACCGCGGTCACGGCGTCCAGGCCAGCGTCGACGCGAACCGCCGGCTGCGCGACTCGGCGTTCAAGGTCGGCTTCCACATGATGCCCGGCCAGCCCGGCATGTCCAAGGAGATGTGCCTGGAGGACTTCCGGCGCATCTTCGAGGACAGCAAGTGGCGACCGGACTACCTCAAGATCTACCCGACGCTGGTCGTCGAGGGGACCGTCACCTACGACTGGTACCGCAAGGACGAGTTCGAGCCACTGGACAACGACGAGGCCGCGGAGCTGGTCGCCGAGATCAAGTCGATGATCCCGAAGTACACGCGCCTCCAGCGCGTCCAGCGTGACATCCCCGCGGACTTCATCGAGGGCGGCGTCTGGAAGTCCAACCTCCGACAGCTCGCCCGACAGCGCATGGACGAACACGGCTGGACCTGCGACTGCATCCGCTGTCGCGAGGTCGGGATGAACGACGAGGACCCAGAGCGCATCGAGAAAGACGTGCTGACCTACGAGGCCGCCGGCGGCACCGAGCACTTCATCAGCTTCGAGGACCCCGACAAGGATCTGCTGATCGGCTTCTGTCGGCTCCGATTCCCGAACGACCCGGTTCGCCGCGAACTGCAAAACGCCGCGCTCGTGCGGGAACTCCACGTCTACGGCAGCCAGGTCGGCCTCGGGAGCGCCAGCGAGGACGACCAACACCAGCACGAGGGATACGGTCGCCGACTGCTCGCGACGGCGGAGGAACTGGCGGCCGACGCCGGCTACGACAAGCTCGCGGTCATCTCCGGTATCGGCGTCCGGCAGTACTACCGCGAGAAGCTCGACTACAAGCAAGACGGTCCGTACGTCAGCAAGCGGCTGTAA
- the rqcH gene encoding ribosome rescue protein RqcH — translation MDHKRELTSVDLAALERELGGYEGAKLDKAYLYEDDLLRLKMRDFDRGRVELLIEVGENKRAHVVDADHVPDAPGRPPNFAMMLRNRISGGELADVRQFEFDRIMEFEFDRPDASTTVVAELFGDGNVAVLDEHGEVVDCLETVRLKSRTVAPGSQYEFPSARFNPLTVDYETFLERMRQSDADVVRTLATQLNFGGLYGEELCTRAGIPYNQAIGDTDEAEFERLYEVIADLKARLRSGDLDPRVYYEYEEIEGEEIERRVDVTPIPLEEYDDVESRAFETFTEALDEYFYEVEREDTAEEIADAGVDRPDFESEIEKYERIIQQQQSAIEDFESDAEAEREKAELLYARYDLVDEILSTIQGARTQDTPWDEIEATFEEGKEQGIAAAEAVEGLDGSEGTVTLSIDDVRVTIDATMGVEKNADQLYQAAKRIEEKKEGAQAAIEDTREDLEAVERRRENWEAEDTTETQEQTAEADDVDWLSRASIPVRRQEPWYDRFRWFRTSNGFLVIGGRNADQNEELVKKYLDRGDKFFHAQAHGGPVTVLKATGPSESSRDVDIPDQDKREAATFAVAYSSVWKDGKYAGDAYMVDPDQVSKTPESGEYLEKGGFAIRGDRTYFRDLEVDVAVGISCEDWTGVLGGPRSAVEDRVATSIEIEPGQYAQNDIAKRLYREFKERFEDESFVRKVASPDLIQEFLPPGGSRMVE, via the coding sequence ATGGACCACAAGCGGGAGCTGACGAGCGTCGACCTCGCCGCCCTCGAACGGGAGCTGGGCGGCTACGAGGGGGCCAAGCTCGACAAGGCGTACCTCTACGAGGACGACCTCCTGCGGCTCAAGATGCGGGACTTCGACCGCGGGCGGGTGGAGCTGCTGATCGAGGTCGGCGAGAACAAGCGCGCCCACGTCGTCGACGCCGACCACGTCCCCGACGCGCCGGGCCGACCGCCCAACTTCGCGATGATGCTTCGCAATCGGATCTCGGGCGGCGAGCTGGCCGACGTGCGCCAGTTCGAGTTCGACCGGATCATGGAGTTCGAGTTCGACCGTCCCGACGCCTCCACCACGGTCGTCGCGGAGCTGTTCGGCGACGGCAACGTCGCGGTGCTCGACGAACACGGCGAGGTCGTCGACTGCCTGGAGACGGTCCGACTCAAGTCACGCACCGTCGCGCCGGGCAGCCAGTACGAGTTCCCGTCGGCGCGGTTCAATCCGCTGACCGTCGACTACGAGACGTTTCTGGAGCGGATGCGCCAGTCCGACGCCGACGTGGTACGGACGCTCGCGACCCAGCTGAACTTCGGGGGGCTCTACGGCGAGGAGCTGTGTACGCGGGCCGGGATTCCGTACAACCAGGCCATCGGAGACACCGACGAAGCTGAGTTCGAGCGGCTGTACGAGGTGATCGCCGATCTGAAAGCGCGGCTCCGCAGCGGCGACCTCGATCCGCGCGTCTACTACGAGTACGAAGAGATCGAGGGCGAGGAGATCGAGCGTCGCGTGGACGTGACGCCGATTCCCCTCGAAGAGTACGACGACGTAGAGAGCCGTGCCTTCGAGACCTTCACCGAGGCGCTGGACGAGTACTTCTACGAGGTCGAACGGGAGGACACGGCCGAGGAGATCGCCGACGCGGGCGTCGACCGGCCGGACTTCGAGAGCGAGATCGAGAAGTACGAGCGCATCATCCAGCAACAGCAGAGCGCGATCGAGGACTTCGAGTCCGACGCCGAGGCCGAGCGCGAGAAGGCGGAGTTGCTGTACGCTCGCTACGACCTCGTCGACGAGATCCTCTCGACGATTCAGGGCGCGCGAACCCAGGACACGCCGTGGGACGAGATCGAGGCGACCTTCGAGGAGGGCAAAGAGCAGGGCATCGCCGCGGCCGAGGCCGTCGAGGGCCTCGACGGCAGCGAGGGGACGGTGACCCTGTCGATCGACGACGTGCGCGTGACGATCGACGCGACGATGGGCGTCGAGAAGAACGCCGACCAGCTCTACCAGGCGGCAAAGCGCATCGAGGAGAAGAAAGAGGGCGCGCAGGCGGCGATCGAAGACACGCGAGAGGATCTCGAAGCGGTCGAGCGACGCCGCGAGAACTGGGAAGCCGAGGACACGACGGAGACCCAGGAGCAGACGGCGGAAGCAGACGACGTCGACTGGCTCTCGCGGGCGTCGATTCCGGTCCGGAGACAGGAGCCGTGGTACGATCGCTTCCGGTGGTTCCGCACCTCGAACGGCTTCCTCGTGATCGGCGGCCGTAACGCCGATCAGAACGAGGAACTGGTCAAGAAGTACCTCGACCGCGGAGACAAGTTCTTCCACGCACAGGCACACGGCGGTCCCGTGACCGTCCTGAAGGCGACCGGTCCCAGCGAGTCCAGCCGCGACGTGGACATCCCGGACCAGGACAAACGTGAAGCGGCGACGTTCGCAGTGGCGTACTCGTCGGTGTGGAAGGACGGCAAGTACGCCGGTGACGCGTACATGGTCGATCCCGACCAGGTATCGAAGACTCCAGAGAGCGGCGAGTACCTGGAGAAGGGGGGGTTCGCGATTCGAGGCGACCGGACGTACTTCCGGGACCTCGAAGTCGACGTGGCCGTCGGGATCTCCTGTGAGGACTGGACCGGCGTTCTCGGTGGCCCGCGATCGGCCGTCGAGGATCGCGTCGCGACCAGTATCGAGATCGAACCCGGCCAGTACGCACAGAACGACATCGCGAAGCGGCTGTACCGGGAGTTCAAAGAGCGGTTCGAAGACGAGTCGTTCGTCCGCAAGGTCGCCAGCCCGGACCTGATCCAGGAGTTCCTCCCGCCGGGCGGCAGTCGGATGGTCGAGTGA